Within Bacillus sp. E(2018), the genomic segment AACCTGTACAGCATCTGGAAGTTTTCCTAAATGATCTTGCATGAGTACGATATCTGCCGTTTCGATGGCACTATCTGTTCCTTTTCCCATCGCTATACCGATGTCAGCCGTAGCCAGTGCAGGAGCATCGTTGATTCCATCCCCTATCATTGCTACTTTTCCATGCTTTTTAAGGGATTTAACTTTATTTACTTTATCCTCCGGCAGCAAGCCACCAAAGAATGATGAAACCCCCGTCATGTTAGCCACTTTTTCGGCAACAGTTGGGTGATCACCCGTCAGCATGACGGTTTCTTTTATTCCCTTTTTATGAAGCATAGAGATGATATTAGGACTTTCTTTTCTAATTTCATCTGCAATAGCAAACACACCGAGAATTTCCGTGTCACTCGCAACGAGGACGATCGTATTGCCTTCTTCTTTAAAACGATCAATAATACGTTTTATATCTTCACTCGCATTTGTTTCCCCAACGATTTTCTCGTTTCCTAGCCTATATCTTTTCTGAGCGACAATTGCAGTAATTCCTTGGCCACTAACAGTTGTGATCTCATCCGCTTCAATTTCTTCCGTTCCCAGCTCGCGGCACTTTGCGACTACTGCTTTTGCAAGAGGATGAGATGATGAGCTCTCAATCGCATAAGCTACTTTGTAAAAGTCAGGGTGAAACGCTTGATCTGCCACAACATGTGGTTCTCCGAGTGTTAGTGTGCCTGTTTTATCAAATGCGATAACATTGACCTTACCAAGTTGTTCTAGATACGCTCCACCTTTGATCAGAATTCCGTTTCTTGCGTTGACTGTAATACCAGATAGTATTGCAATCGGTGACGAAAGAATAAGCGCACAAGGACAACCGACAATCAATACCGCGAGACCTTGGTAGAACCATTCCCCCCATGGATCATTGAACAAAAGTGGCGGTACTAACATAACAAGTGCAGAAACTACCATGATGATCGGCGTGTAATAGTTCGCAAACCGATTGATGAAAAGCTCCGTTGGCGTTTTGGATTCTTGTGCTTCCTGAACGAGAGCCAATATTTTAGAAAGAGCTGATTGGTTATAGGTCTTCGTAATTTTCACATGAAGTACACCTTCGTTGTTGATGCTTCCACCAAATACGGTCTCTCCACTCTCTTTTTCCACAGGAAGTGATTCACCCGTGATCGCAGCTTCGTTCACAGAACTCCTTCCATAGACTACAACACCGTCTGATGGAATCTTTTGCCCCGTTTTTACGAGTACGACGTCATCTACTGCTAGTTCTTCAATCGAGATTACTTCTGTCTTCCCGTCATTTAACAAAAGCGCTTCTTTTGGTGCTACCTTAAGTAAGGATTCCATCGAACGTCGTGCTTTTTCCATTCCGTAAGATTCAAGCAACTCGTTAATTCCAAAAAGAATAGCCACAAGTGCAGCTTCTTTCCATTCTCCAATCGCTACGGCACCAACTAAAGCAACTGTCATTAAAGTGTTTATATCAAATTTCAACTTCGTAAGATTTCGGAGACCTTTTATAAACGTTGAGTACCCAGAAGAAATCGTCGCAACTGCATAAAATGCTATGGAAAGATACGTTATGTTCAACATATGTTCTGTTACCAGCGCGGCAATAAAGGATGCAACTGATACATACAAACCGATCATGAGCCAATTTGGCCCTGTTGGCTCTCCATCTGATTCAAGTCTCACATTTTCCGTCGAAAGAATAGAACGTACACTGTCCATATCCATTTGTTCATCTATCACAATTTTACTTGAATTAAACTGTACTTTCGCTCGTTCTCCACCTGGAAGCTGTTGAATCTGTTCTTCCAGCTTTAACGCACAATGGCCACACGATAATCCAGTAATCTTATGCTCTTTCATTTTGCTCCCTCCTTTCTAGTCGTGTCTCGCATGATGGATGGATTGATGCAGAAGGGTCATCACATGCTCGTCATCTATAGAGTAGAATAGTGTTGTTCCTGCGCGTCTAAATTTAACAAGTCTTAAATTTTTTAAAAAGCGTAACTGATGGGATACTGTTGATTGCATGAGTGATAGTTCCTCAGCAATTTCCGATACATTGCACTCTCTCTCGCCTAATAAATGCAAAATACGAATTCGAGTTGGATCGGAAAGTGCTTTAAATGTTTGAGATACGATAAATAGTGTTTCCTCATCGAGATGTTCATATTTGTTTGGTTGATCAGACATAAAAAACAGCTCCCTTGAATCCGGCTTTGTTTATTATATGAACATATGCTCATATATGTTACTTAGAGTGTACCTAAAATTAAAAAAATGTGCAAAACAAAAAGAAGCGAGAATTCTCAGCTTCTTTAAACATGGCGAATTTCTTTTCTTTTAAATCGCTGTTTTCGGCCATATGTCAATGATCGCCACACCCACTCAAGTGGCCCTATGTAATACCTTTCCATCCACCACTTTGAAAAAATAACTTGTATAGAAAAAATGACGCACGCCAAGAGAACACCAACGAATGGTCCAAATTCACCATACAAACCTAACCCATAACTATAGAAGATCGTTGTCGCAATAATCGATTGTGTTAAATAATTCGTAAAAGCCATGCGACCTGTAAATTGAAAATAGTTAAACAAACGTTTACATTTCCCACTTCGGTAAAGAAGAACGATGCTGCAGATGTAGAAGATGCTCATCATTGCACCACCAAATTCGTATCCCCATGACATCGCAGTCTCATAACGCCAATCTTCGCCTTTAAAAGGAAAGAAAATGACAGCGAATATTTTACTGCCAGGACCAAGTATCAATGTTACCAACCATAGTTTCCATAAACTTCGAGTCGCGAACGTTCTTTTTTTAGCAGCATACGCACCGAATAAAAACATCGGCAAAAGTCCTGCTATAAAAAAGAGAAAGTAGCGGTTTAAATCTCCCCATTCATGAATTCTTTCCTTCATGATCTCTAGGTATGTACCATTGCTGTATATTTGAATAGATTGAGCAATTTCTTGCTCATTAAGCTCATTTTGCGTGCTTTGATAAGTTATCGCAGTGCCACTAATCCAATAATCGTACGTAAGTGTAGTCATAAACAAACTGTAAACTGTTATCAACAGAAATCCGGTGATGATTAATACTTTCTTATTTAAACGATAGAAAATTAACATGAACAAACCTACAATCGCGTACATGATCAAAATGTCACCGTACCAAAAAAACAGAACATGCAGAATTCCAAACACTAGCAGAACAAACTGACGTCTTAGAAAAACAGGAACGAACTTCGTATTTTTTGCCGCGGCTCTTTCTGCCATTAACACAATACCAAACCCAAATAAAAAGGAAAACATCGTTATAAAGTTTCCTTGAACAAAAAACTCTAATAGCACATTTGTCCAAACGTTATACGGCTCATCAAAATATTCGTAGCTTAACGCACGAATCGGTGAATCTGGTCCTGAAAATGACTTCATATTTACGAGTAAGATGCCAAAAATGGCTATACCGCGCATAATATCTAACGATTGAATTCTACCTTGATCACCGACTGGCTTCCAATTCATAATGAACACCACATAAAGTTTTTTTCCATGATTACACTCCCTTTGGTTTATTTTACCTCAAATAGGCAAAAAAGTTAGAATATGCGTCATTATTTGCTATTCTATAATCAACAGATCAAGGATTTGGGAAGGATGAAAGCGGTTTTGAAAAAATATACCTTAACGGTCGTTTCAATTGTATCCATCGCAGCTACAATATTATGGTTGTTTGGTCTTGGCTGGACGTTACAGGATCAGTTTTCCGCCAATAAAAAAGTTTCACAGCTCAAAGAAAAAACCGAATCAACTTCAACAGAGAAACAAGACGGCACACTTACGATCTTTGCATTAGGCGATTCTCTCACTCGCGGAACCGGCGACGCTGATGGAAAAGGTTATACCGGCTATCTAACAGAGCGCTTAAAAGAAAAAACTGAACAAGATATTAACCTGTTAAACACTGCCATCAAAGGAGAAACATCTAGAGGTCTTCTTAATCAGCTGCAGCAAAGTGAGATTCAGCGCCAAGCTAAACAAGCAGATGTTATCGTCATGACGATTGGCGGGAATGATCTTTTTCAACAAGGAGCAGCACTTGAGAATTTAGATGATAATGCGATTAACGGTAAAAAACAGATCTATTTAAGCAATGTAAAAAAAATCTATACACAGCTCAGAGAACTGAATCCTGAGGCAGTCATCTATCATGTCGGATTGTACAACCCTTTTAGCAATATGCCTGATTCAAAAACGACTTCTTCAATCGTCAGAGACTGGAACTTTCAGTCTGCTGAAACAGCAGCTGGGTTTGAAAACATCGTATATGTACCTACCTTTGATCTCTTTCAGCTTCAAGTAGAAAACTATCTCTATACCGATCAATTTCATCCTAACACGGAAGGTTACAAGCTGATTGCTGAACGAGTAGCCTCACTGATCAAATTTGAACAGGAGGAGAACGAATCATGAGTCAAACACCCGCATTAGAAGTAGAGAATTTAACAAAGAAAATTAAAGGCAAACAGATTATAAAAGGAGTATCGTTCACACTTGTTCCCGGAGAAGTCTTTGGTTTTCTCGGGCCGAACGGCGCTGGGAAAACGACGACGATTCGAATGATCGTTGGTTTGATTTCTCCCACTTCTGGAACGATTAAAATTGGCGGTAAGAATGTAAGAACTGAATTCACAGAAGCTATGAAACATCTCGGTTGTATTGTTGAGAACCCTGAACTATACCCGTACTTAACAGGATGGGAAAATCTTGCTCACTTCCAAAAAATGGATTCTTCCATTCCTAAGACGAGATTAAACGAAGTTATCGAACTCGTAGGATTACAGAATCGGATACATGATCGTGTGAGTACATATTCACTCGGTATGAGACAGCGTTTAGGAATTGCTCAAGCTCTTTTAGGAAAACCGAAAGTACTTATTTTGGACGAGCCGACAAACGGACTCGACCCTGCAGGTATTCGTGAGATGCGTGAATTTATACGACAGTTAGCAAGAGAAGAAAACTTAAGCGTCCTTGTATCATCCCATTTGTTAAGTGAGATTCAGCTGATGTGTGATCGTGTGGCGATCATCTCAAAAGGGTCGGTCTTACGCACAGACTCTGTTGATAACCTATTGGCTGAACAGGAACGTGTGATTTGGCGTGCTGAACCTATTCAAGTGGCTAAAGAGATTCTTTCTCTGGAAACAGAAGTTACAGAAGGTCCTGATCAAACACTAATCACGTTATATAATGAACCATTGCTGCCAGATTGGAACGAAAAACTCGTAAAAGCTGGAGTGAAGGTAAAAGAAATGAGAACTCAGCTTCCTTCTTTAGAAGATCTGTTCTTAGAAGTAACAGGAGGCGAAAGCATTGATTAATCTTGTCCGGAATGAAATGTTAAAGCTTCTAAGGAAAAAACGTTTGTATGTCATCATCTTGATCATCGCGTTCTTAGTTCCTCTTTTTACATACGCTCAGTTTAAAGAGATTCAAGATCAACGTGAGAAGATGGGGAATCAAGATTGGCGAACTACACTGCAGCAAGAGATCACTGACACTCAAAATCGATTAAGCTCCAGCCGCATTCAAGATGAATGGCGTAAATTTCTAAAGATAAGACTTTCACAGCAACAGTATTATTTAGAGAACGATATCGATCCACGTGCTCCAGGTGCACCAACGTTCATGCGAATATTCGTCGAGAACTCGATCGATCTACTTCTTCCGCTGCTCGTCATGGTCATCGTGGCAGATCTCGTTTCTTCTGAATCAAGCGGTGGAACGATCAAGCTCTTACTCACCCGGCCAGTTAAACGATGGCGTATTCTGCTAAGTAAATATTTAGCGATGCTGCTCTCGATATCCTTTATCGTTCTGTCAGTAGCCGTTCTATCTTATGGTATATCTGGGGTCGTTTTCGGATATGGCGGATGGAACATGCCTCTATTAACAGGATTTACGGTTTCAGGAGATGAACTTTTAACAGAAAATGTACACATCGTTCCACAATGGCAATACATCCTGATGGAATTCGGTCTCGTATGGTATGTATGTATGATCGTCGGAACACTCACCTTCATGCTGTCCGTACTGTTAAGAAGTACGGCTGCCGTTATGGGAATCATGCTCGCTTCACTCATTGCCGGAGCCATTTTAGCAAACATGGTATCCTCTTGGGAAAGTGCGAAATATTTCTTTATGGTAAACCTGAACCTCACAAACTACGTGAGTGGAATGGCAACTCCAATTGAAGGAATGTCGTTAGGCTTCTCTATGAGCGTACTTGCTGTCTGGGGAATTGCTGGATTCATCATCGCTTTCGTAACGTTTTCTAAGAGAGATATCTATTAAAATAGAAAAAGAGAAAGGAAACCGAAGTCGGTTTCCTTTTTTATGTGACTCGTTTCTAGTTTTTTGAAGGTAATCTGTCCGTTCTTGAAGTTAATCTATCGGATTGATCCCATAATCTGTCCGATTCAGATGATAATCTGTCCAATTGAGAAGATAATCAGCCATTCGACATCATAATCTGTCCAATTGCAACGCGTACTAGATCTTAAAGTGTTTGATCATCTCAGTCAGCGCTTGTGAAGCATCGTTCAATTCTTCGGCCGACTGTGAAACCGTGGAGAGTGCCCGCACTTGCTCTTCAGAAGACGCGCTGACTTCTTCACTTGCTGCTGCAGATTGTTCGGCTACTGCTGCGATACTTTGAATGGAAGCTACTACTTCCTCTTTATAGTTGTTTATCATCTCTACTTCACTCGTAATCTGTTCGATTGATCTCACCATATCAGCCATCGTACCTGAGATTTCGTTAAAAGCAGACTCTGTATCTGTTACGGTCATGTTCTGATCATGAGCAATTCTTTTTGTGTATGCCATCTCGTGTACAGCTCTTTCAGATTCTTCACCAATCCCTGAGATCGTCTTACGTACTTTGTCTGCAGCAACAGCTGATTGTTCTGCTAATTTACGTACTTCATCAGCAACCACCGCGAAACCTCGCCCGCTCTCACCTGCTCTAGCTGCTTCAATACTTGCATTCAAAGCTAGCAGATTAGTCTGATTCGAAATCTCCGTGATCGATTGAATCACTTGCTCGATCTCTTCTACTTTTACAGCTAGTCCAGAAATAACAGATTCAATGTTTTTCAGAACTTGGTTACTTTCACCCGTTTTTTCACGCAAGACGTCCATTTGTGAGATTCCTTTTTTATTAGCTTCCTCCGCTAATAGAGATAAGCGTGTCATCTCTTCTGCTTGTTCGTTCACTTTTTCGATCTGTATGGATAAATCCATCGTTCGACGGTTTGTTTCATCGGCATCTTCCGCTTGTGTGGTAGCTCCAGAAGCAATCTCTCTGACAGCTCTTGAAACTTCTTCACTTGCTGCGATCGTTTCTTCAGACACGGCACTCAAGTTTGAGGTAGATTCATTAACCGTTGCAACAGAATGACTGACCGACGTTATTAGTCCCCGCATGTTTTCCACCATCGCGTTAAAATGATGAGTGAGGCTCCCCACTTCGTCTTTAGATTTAGCTTCAACAGATATTGTAAGGTCGCCTTCTGCTACTTTTTGTACTTGTGCTTGTAATCTAGTAATCGGCTTAGAAATGCTTTTTGCCAACATATACGTTACACCTAAAGCTGCGATCACTGCGACAGAAGTAAATATTAGTATCATGTTTAAAAGCTCTTCAGCATCTTTTAGTAACTCTTTTTGATCGTAAACAAAACCGAGCTTCCAGTTCGTGTCCGCTATCGTCGTGTAATAGAGTTCTCGGTCTTTATTCTGATAAGTATATGAAACGTTTCCTTTTTCATTTTTGTATAACTCTTTAATAAATGTTTCTTTACTTAAGTCTTTGCCTTGTTGTGTCGGATGAACGAGTGCCATACCTTTCGGATCAAAAAGCACTGGATATCCCTTGTAACTGACTTTTGTTTTGTTGATCATGCTCGTTAATCCACCAAGATTTAGATCAAGACCAACTACACCAAGAACCTCATCTGTTGCAGGGTCTAATACAGGTTTTGTAACCGTAACAACATATTCACCTGAACTAGCATCTTCGTACGGTTCTGTCCACATTATTTTTTCTGGCGTTTGTTTTGCCGTTTGATACCAAGGACGTTCCGTTGGATCAAATCCATCTGGCAGCTCAAGTTTCGGAGTCGTTTTGAACTGTTTTGTCTCTGCACCTATGTATAAGACTGCAACGTTCTTATTAAGATCCAAAAAGTGTTTGAAGTCTTGATCTACTATCGGCCAAACTTCATTCAAACCTTTTGTTTCATTCGTTTTTACTGTTTTTAAATAAGTGATAAGTCTGCTGTCCCGGCTGTATCGATCAATTGTATCTCCATATGATTTCAGATACAGCTCTGTTGAGGCTTTAACTTCGCTTGAAAGACTTGTTGCTTGTTCGTTGCTGTTGCTTTCAAGCTGTTGTTTGGTTTGGAAATAAGAAAATAGCGATACAGATAAGAGTGTAATAGCTACTAGAATACTTACAGAAAGCATGATCTTCGTTTGAATTCTTTTAAACATCTGTTTAACCCCCATTTATCATCAAAAACCCCTTACCTACATATCGACATCTAGTTATAAATGATTTAAGAAATAGGTCTAAACAGGTACAAAAGAATCATTTTTACATTAAAACCTTCCAAAAAAAGCACTTTTTACCTAGAACGAGTTATCATTTTTCATATAGAAATTCACATAAAAAAAAACCGCACAAGGCGGTTTTTTTAAGCTTCTTTTCTAGCAAGCACTTTTTCAGATGCTCTCTCCTGAGCGATCTTTCTTTTCTTAAGTGTACCTAATCCTAAAACAAGTAGCACTACAAGAACTTCAAATCCATATTTCACAAATCCGTTCTCAAAATAAGGAGCCATGAATTTTTCTCCAACAATCATTTTAGAAGCCGTCCAGGCAAGAACACCTGCTCCAATTGTGATGATGAACGGGTATTTATCAATAACCTTTAAGAACAATGTACTTCCCCAAACAACAATAGGCACTGAGATCAATAATCCGATTACAACCAGTAAGAAATCGCCATGTGCAGCTCCTGCTACGGCAAGAACGTTATCAAGACCCATTACTGCATCTGCAATAATAATGGTACGAATCGCCGCCCAAACACTGTTTTGTGCTTCAATATCATGATCTTTTTCTTCGATCATCAGCTTATAAGCGATAACGACAAGAATTAATCCACCTGCAAGCAGCAAGCCTGGAATCTGTAGCAGCCATACAACCGCGAGCGTAGCTGCTGCACGAATCACGATCGCTCCTACTGTTCCCCAGATGATTACTTTCTTCTGATTTTCCTTCGGCAAGTTTCTAGCTGCCAAGCCGATTACAATTGCGTTATCACCAGCTAATACTAAGTCGATAACAACGATCGCCAATAAGGCCGACCAAAAATCTGGTGTTAAAAAATCCATTCAAAAAATCCTCCCTGTTAAACATCTGTTTAATCGCTAACTAAAAAAATTTTAAAAAAATGAGTAATTACGAACACGTTATGCCCTGCCAGGCTTATCCATTTCTACATATAATAAGAGCAAAGGGGGTGTTTTTTATGCGTTCATGTTCCTGCGGATGTAAAGTTAGATGCCAATCCTGTGTAAATTTTTGTGGCGTTCCTTTATTTTGTCGAGACATTCATCCTTGTTGTTTTCCTTTCATTCAGCCTCAACCTACACCAACAACTTCTCCCTTAATCGTTGTTTGTAGATGTCCTCGTTGCTCACCAAGACACCGGTAACTTTTCTTCGAAAGGCATTTACCTTGTAACTTCACATCACTGATACGTTTGGGTGAACGTTTTGTTTCAAAAAAAGCGTTCTTTTTTTTTATTAAGGGAATAATGCAGGATAGATTGATATGATCCATTTATTGGGGGTGTCCTCGTGCGCTGGTTTATGAAACAGTGGTTTCACCGTTTCTTTCAAGATAAAGTATTTGATCTTTCTGCACAGCTTGCTTATTACTTCCTAGTTTCTCTGTTTCCTTTTGTTTTTCTCATCTTTACGATCCTTAGCTTTTTGCCTATATCTTCTTCTTACGTCCTATCACTTTTTCAGTCTATTGCACCGGAAGAAGCATATGCTTTACTAGAGTATAATCTAGTGGCTGTATTGGACGAGCATAGAGGAGATGTATTATCTGCTTCACTAATCATCATGATTTGGTTAGCGACAATTGGGACGCACGCAATCATTCGTGTTTTCAACCAAGCATACCAAGTAGAGGAGAGCCGCCCCTTTGTAAAAGAGCTTATCTTAGGTATGTTCCTTACGTTTGGCCTTGTAATAGCAGTTATTACTGCTCTCTTATTGCCGGTCTTTGGAAGGAGTATCGGAATTTACATATTCGAAAGAACGGGATTCTCTCATCCTGTATGGCACATTTGGGAAACAGCACGCTATGTTATTGGGTTCTCTGTGCTTCTCTCCATCTTCTCAGCTCTCTATCGTTTTGCACCAAACGTAAGATTAACGTTCAGAAACGTTTGGCCAGGGGCTATTTTCTCGACAGCAGGCTGGCATCTATTTTCTTACTTGTTTTCTTCCTATGTTCTTATTTTCGACTACGGACAGATATACGGAAATTTAGGCGCATTATTAACATTGATGGTCTGGTTCTATCTATCTGCGATGATCTTAATTGCTGGTGGACAGTTGAACGCGATACTTGCATTAAAGAGGGAATTAAGAAAATAAGAAGATTTTTGAAAACTTCAGTTTCTGTGATTGACATTTTCACATTATCGTAACATCATTGTGTATATATAAAGAATTAACATCTTTTTTTCCGGTCATAATGGATAGTAATGAAAAATTGCTGACCGGCTAAAATTTCGGAGATCGGGGCTGGAAAATGACTGTAAAAAACTTAATCTTATTACTCATTTTGCTTGCCGGAATCGTCATCTTTGTCTTTTACAGTATACCTCTCCTTCTCGCATTGCTTACTGCTATAATGCTAGAACCAGTAGTGAAATTGTTTATTAGACTATTTAAAGGTAGACGATTATTGGCCGTAACTGCTACTTTTATCTTGTATCTTGCGGGACTAGGAATTTTTTCTTACTGGCTAACTACAACACTTGTTATTCAGGTCATCGAGTTCATTACGGTTCTTCCATCCTATTCTGTTCATCTATTCGAAGTAGCAGAGAATACGTTTTATGAGATGGAAAACTTTTATGCTAGCTTACCTCCTGAAGTAGTAAGAACACTTGAAGAGGGATTAGTAGGTTTAAAGGATTATGGAGTTGAAACAGCAAAGAACTT encodes:
- a CDS encoding cation-translocating P-type ATPase, yielding MKEHKITGLSCGHCALKLEEQIQQLPGGERAKVQFNSSKIVIDEQMDMDSVRSILSTENVRLESDGEPTGPNWLMIGLYVSVASFIAALVTEHMLNITYLSIAFYAVATISSGYSTFIKGLRNLTKLKFDINTLMTVALVGAVAIGEWKEAALVAILFGINELLESYGMEKARRSMESLLKVAPKEALLLNDGKTEVISIEELAVDDVVLVKTGQKIPSDGVVVYGRSSVNEAAITGESLPVEKESGETVFGGSINNEGVLHVKITKTYNQSALSKILALVQEAQESKTPTELFINRFANYYTPIIMVVSALVMLVPPLLFNDPWGEWFYQGLAVLIVGCPCALILSSPIAILSGITVNARNGILIKGGAYLEQLGKVNVIAFDKTGTLTLGEPHVVADQAFHPDFYKVAYAIESSSSHPLAKAVVAKCRELGTEEIEADEITTVSGQGITAIVAQKRYRLGNEKIVGETNASEDIKRIIDRFKEEGNTIVLVASDTEILGVFAIADEIRKESPNIISMLHKKGIKETVMLTGDHPTVAEKVANMTGVSSFFGGLLPEDKVNKVKSLKKHGKVAMIGDGINDAPALATADIGIAMGKGTDSAIETADIVLMQDHLGKLPDAVQVSRKVNKIIKWNIGLSLGLKLIALLLTIPGWLTLWIAILSDMGATILVTLISLTVLLHNRK
- a CDS encoding metalloregulator ArsR/SmtB family transcription factor, translated to MSDQPNKYEHLDEETLFIVSQTFKALSDPTRIRILHLLGERECNVSEIAEELSLMQSTVSHQLRFLKNLRLVKFRRAGTTLFYSIDDEHVMTLLHQSIHHARHD
- a CDS encoding DUF418 domain-containing protein gives rise to the protein MNWKPVGDQGRIQSLDIMRGIAIFGILLVNMKSFSGPDSPIRALSYEYFDEPYNVWTNVLLEFFVQGNFITMFSFLFGFGIVLMAERAAAKNTKFVPVFLRRQFVLLVFGILHVLFFWYGDILIMYAIVGLFMLIFYRLNKKVLIITGFLLITVYSLFMTTLTYDYWISGTAITYQSTQNELNEQEIAQSIQIYSNGTYLEIMKERIHEWGDLNRYFLFFIAGLLPMFLFGAYAAKKRTFATRSLWKLWLVTLILGPGSKIFAVIFFPFKGEDWRYETAMSWGYEFGGAMMSIFYICSIVLLYRSGKCKRLFNYFQFTGRMAFTNYLTQSIIATTIFYSYGLGLYGEFGPFVGVLLACVIFSIQVIFSKWWMERYYIGPLEWVWRSLTYGRKQRFKRKEIRHV
- a CDS encoding SGNH/GDSL hydrolase family protein; protein product: MKKYTLTVVSIVSIAATILWLFGLGWTLQDQFSANKKVSQLKEKTESTSTEKQDGTLTIFALGDSLTRGTGDADGKGYTGYLTERLKEKTEQDINLLNTAIKGETSRGLLNQLQQSEIQRQAKQADVIVMTIGGNDLFQQGAALENLDDNAINGKKQIYLSNVKKIYTQLRELNPEAVIYHVGLYNPFSNMPDSKTTSSIVRDWNFQSAETAAGFENIVYVPTFDLFQLQVENYLYTDQFHPNTEGYKLIAERVASLIKFEQEENES
- a CDS encoding ABC transporter ATP-binding protein, which produces MSQTPALEVENLTKKIKGKQIIKGVSFTLVPGEVFGFLGPNGAGKTTTIRMIVGLISPTSGTIKIGGKNVRTEFTEAMKHLGCIVENPELYPYLTGWENLAHFQKMDSSIPKTRLNEVIELVGLQNRIHDRVSTYSLGMRQRLGIAQALLGKPKVLILDEPTNGLDPAGIREMREFIRQLAREENLSVLVSSHLLSEIQLMCDRVAIISKGSVLRTDSVDNLLAEQERVIWRAEPIQVAKEILSLETEVTEGPDQTLITLYNEPLLPDWNEKLVKAGVKVKEMRTQLPSLEDLFLEVTGGESID
- a CDS encoding ABC transporter permease, which gives rise to MINLVRNEMLKLLRKKRLYVIILIIAFLVPLFTYAQFKEIQDQREKMGNQDWRTTLQQEITDTQNRLSSSRIQDEWRKFLKIRLSQQQYYLENDIDPRAPGAPTFMRIFVENSIDLLLPLLVMVIVADLVSSESSGGTIKLLLTRPVKRWRILLSKYLAMLLSISFIVLSVAVLSYGISGVVFGYGGWNMPLLTGFTVSGDELLTENVHIVPQWQYILMEFGLVWYVCMIVGTLTFMLSVLLRSTAAVMGIMLASLIAGAILANMVSSWESAKYFFMVNLNLTNYVSGMATPIEGMSLGFSMSVLAVWGIAGFIIAFVTFSKRDIY
- a CDS encoding methyl-accepting chemotaxis protein — its product is MFKRIQTKIMLSVSILVAITLLSVSLFSYFQTKQQLESNSNEQATSLSSEVKASTELYLKSYGDTIDRYSRDSRLITYLKTVKTNETKGLNEVWPIVDQDFKHFLDLNKNVAVLYIGAETKQFKTTPKLELPDGFDPTERPWYQTAKQTPEKIMWTEPYEDASSGEYVVTVTKPVLDPATDEVLGVVGLDLNLGGLTSMINKTKVSYKGYPVLFDPKGMALVHPTQQGKDLSKETFIKELYKNEKGNVSYTYQNKDRELYYTTIADTNWKLGFVYDQKELLKDAEELLNMILIFTSVAVIAALGVTYMLAKSISKPITRLQAQVQKVAEGDLTISVEAKSKDEVGSLTHHFNAMVENMRGLITSVSHSVATVNESTSNLSAVSEETIAASEEVSRAVREIASGATTQAEDADETNRRTMDLSIQIEKVNEQAEEMTRLSLLAEEANKKGISQMDVLREKTGESNQVLKNIESVISGLAVKVEEIEQVIQSITEISNQTNLLALNASIEAARAGESGRGFAVVADEVRKLAEQSAVAADKVRKTISGIGEESERAVHEMAYTKRIAHDQNMTVTDTESAFNEISGTMADMVRSIEQITSEVEMINNYKEEVVASIQSIAAVAEQSAAASEEVSASSEEQVRALSTVSQSAEELNDASQALTEMIKHFKI
- a CDS encoding TerC family protein — protein: MDFLTPDFWSALLAIVVIDLVLAGDNAIVIGLAARNLPKENQKKVIIWGTVGAIVIRAAATLAVVWLLQIPGLLLAGGLILVVIAYKLMIEEKDHDIEAQNSVWAAIRTIIIADAVMGLDNVLAVAGAAHGDFLLVVIGLLISVPIVVWGSTLFLKVIDKYPFIITIGAGVLAWTASKMIVGEKFMAPYFENGFVKYGFEVLVVLLVLGLGTLKKRKIAQERASEKVLARKEA
- a CDS encoding YihY/virulence factor BrkB family protein — its product is MRWFMKQWFHRFFQDKVFDLSAQLAYYFLVSLFPFVFLIFTILSFLPISSSYVLSLFQSIAPEEAYALLEYNLVAVLDEHRGDVLSASLIIMIWLATIGTHAIIRVFNQAYQVEESRPFVKELILGMFLTFGLVIAVITALLLPVFGRSIGIYIFERTGFSHPVWHIWETARYVIGFSVLLSIFSALYRFAPNVRLTFRNVWPGAIFSTAGWHLFSYLFSSYVLIFDYGQIYGNLGALLTLMVWFYLSAMILIAGGQLNAILALKRELRK